The following are encoded together in the Oncorhynchus nerka isolate Pitt River linkage group LG25, Oner_Uvic_2.0, whole genome shotgun sequence genome:
- the LOC115109026 gene encoding 5-hydroxytryptamine receptor 3A-like isoform X2 yields MAAKDFSKMESQRWWVSSHQVLFIICCIMVQAPCLRCKIVVNCTNPNTISLLAALENVMTLYSIRPVMNLSTPTNISMYFTLYGILGVEEKAQLLNTYIWLVKEWENEFFSWDPVQCGSANISLPRERFWSPDVVINEFMDENRAPIVPYVYIKHTGIVRDANPVRVVSSCNLEIYTFPFDVQNCTFTFRSYIHRVSDIRIILGKKVEDILKRSISVMSTEGEWELMDIKSSKFKLSTFDQGESNAYDELCFYIILRRRATLYVVNLLIPSCFLITVDLFSFLLPPQNVDRSSFKMTLILGYSVFLLIVNNLLPVTGSTIPLINVFFAICLALMVASLLETILITNLLVGSSNFHPVPGWVRVLVLRFMGTLVWLPQKSREDKIILNPVARDVKVCPLVTVERQVQTGEPGKMWAEAGDPALAELRNLGNELQSIRLQVAQHVDGNQISQDWMQVGYIIDRLLFGVYCVFVTFSFIVILSIWSNSYKQ; encoded by the exons ATGGCAGCCAAGGATTTTTCCAAAATGGAG TCTCAACGATGGTGGGTCAGTTCCCACCAGGTTCTGTTCATCATCTGCTGCATCATGGTACAGG CGCCATGCCTGAGATGTAAGATAGTGGTGAACTGCACCAACCCCAACACCATATCCCTTCTGGCCGCCCTGGAGAACGTCATGACATTGTACTCCATACGACCTGTCATGAACCTCTCAACCCCCACCAACATCAGCATGTACTTCACTCTCTACGGCATCCTGGGTGTG GAAGAAAAAGCACAACTGTTGAACACCTACATTTGGCTGGTGAAg GAATGGGAGAATGAATTTTTCAGCTGGGACCCAGTCCAATGCGGCTCTGCCAATATTTCTCTCCCCAGGGAAAGGTTCTGGTCACCAGATGTGGTAATCAATGAATT TATGGATGAAAACAGAGCTCCCATCGTCCCTTATGTGTACATTAAGCACACTGGTATAGTGCGAGACGCCAACCCTGTCAGAGTGGTTAGCTCCTGTAACCTGGAGATCTACACCTTCCCCTTTGACGTCCAGAACTGCACCTTCACCTTCAGATCCTATATCCACCGCG TGTCGGACATAAGGATTATTTTAGGGAAGAAGGTGGAGGACATCCTGAAACGCTCCATTAGCGTGATGTCCACTGAAGGGGAGTGGGAGCTGATGGACATCAAATCCAGCAAGTTCAAGTTATCAACATTTGATCAGGGAGAAAGCAACGCCTATGATGAGCTCTGCTTTTAC ATTATCCTGAGGCGCAGAGCCACCCTCTACGTGGTGAACCTCCTGATCCCCAGCTGCTTTCTCATCACTGTGGATCTCTTCAGCTTCCTGCTGCCTCCCCAGAACGTGGACCGCTCCTCCTTCAAGATGACCCTAATTTTGGGCTACTCCGTCTTCCTGCTCATCGTAAATAACCTGCTGCCCGTTACAGGAAGCACCATTCCACTGATAA ATGTGTTCTTCGCCATCTGCTTGGCTCTGATGGTGGCCAGCCTACTGGAGACTATTCTCATCACCAACCTCCTGGTCGGCTCCAGTAACTTCCACCCAGTGCCTGGCTGGGTCCGAGTGCTCGTCCTGCGCTTCATGGGCACCCTCGTCTGGCTGCCTCAGAAATCCAGAGAGGACAAGATCATCCTCAATCCAGTTGCAAGAG ATGTGAAAGTCTGCCCTCTAGTGACGGTGGAGAGACAGGTTCAAACAGGAGAACCAGGTAAGATGTGGGCAGAGGCAGGCGATCCAGCCCTGGCGGAGCTGAGGAATCTGGGCAATGAGCTCCAGTCCATCCGCCTCCAGGTGGCCCAGCATGTGGACGGGAACCAGATCTCCCAGGACTGGATGCAGGTGGGCTACATCATAGACCGGCTGCTGTTTGGCGTCTACTGCGTCTTCGTCACATTCAGCTTCATCGTCATCCTCAGCATCTGGAGTAATTCATACAAACAGTGA
- the LOC115109026 gene encoding 5-hydroxytryptamine receptor 3A-like isoform X1, whose protein sequence is MAAKDFSKMESQRWWVSSHQVLFIICCIMVQAPCLRCKIVVNCTNPNTISLLAALENVMTLYSIRPVMNLSTPTNISMYFTLYGILGVEEKAQLLNTYIWLVKEWENEFFSWDPVQCGSANISLPRERFWSPDVVINEFMDENRAPIVPYVYIKHTGIVRDANPVRVVSSCNLEIYTFPFDVQNCTFTFRSYIHRVSDIRIILGKKVEDILKRSISVMSTEGEWELMDIKSSKFKLSTFDQGESNAYDELCFYIILRRRATLYVVNLLIPSCFLITVDLFSFLLPPQNVDRSSFKMTLILGYSVFLLIVNNLLPVTGSTIPLINVFFAICLALMVASLLETILITNLLVGSSNFHPVPGWVRVLVLRFMGTLVWLPQKSREDKIILNPVARETDVKVCPLVTVERQVQTGEPGKMWAEAGDPALAELRNLGNELQSIRLQVAQHVDGNQISQDWMQVGYIIDRLLFGVYCVFVTFSFIVILSIWSNSYKQ, encoded by the exons ATGGCAGCCAAGGATTTTTCCAAAATGGAG TCTCAACGATGGTGGGTCAGTTCCCACCAGGTTCTGTTCATCATCTGCTGCATCATGGTACAGG CGCCATGCCTGAGATGTAAGATAGTGGTGAACTGCACCAACCCCAACACCATATCCCTTCTGGCCGCCCTGGAGAACGTCATGACATTGTACTCCATACGACCTGTCATGAACCTCTCAACCCCCACCAACATCAGCATGTACTTCACTCTCTACGGCATCCTGGGTGTG GAAGAAAAAGCACAACTGTTGAACACCTACATTTGGCTGGTGAAg GAATGGGAGAATGAATTTTTCAGCTGGGACCCAGTCCAATGCGGCTCTGCCAATATTTCTCTCCCCAGGGAAAGGTTCTGGTCACCAGATGTGGTAATCAATGAATT TATGGATGAAAACAGAGCTCCCATCGTCCCTTATGTGTACATTAAGCACACTGGTATAGTGCGAGACGCCAACCCTGTCAGAGTGGTTAGCTCCTGTAACCTGGAGATCTACACCTTCCCCTTTGACGTCCAGAACTGCACCTTCACCTTCAGATCCTATATCCACCGCG TGTCGGACATAAGGATTATTTTAGGGAAGAAGGTGGAGGACATCCTGAAACGCTCCATTAGCGTGATGTCCACTGAAGGGGAGTGGGAGCTGATGGACATCAAATCCAGCAAGTTCAAGTTATCAACATTTGATCAGGGAGAAAGCAACGCCTATGATGAGCTCTGCTTTTAC ATTATCCTGAGGCGCAGAGCCACCCTCTACGTGGTGAACCTCCTGATCCCCAGCTGCTTTCTCATCACTGTGGATCTCTTCAGCTTCCTGCTGCCTCCCCAGAACGTGGACCGCTCCTCCTTCAAGATGACCCTAATTTTGGGCTACTCCGTCTTCCTGCTCATCGTAAATAACCTGCTGCCCGTTACAGGAAGCACCATTCCACTGATAA ATGTGTTCTTCGCCATCTGCTTGGCTCTGATGGTGGCCAGCCTACTGGAGACTATTCTCATCACCAACCTCCTGGTCGGCTCCAGTAACTTCCACCCAGTGCCTGGCTGGGTCCGAGTGCTCGTCCTGCGCTTCATGGGCACCCTCGTCTGGCTGCCTCAGAAATCCAGAGAGGACAAGATCATCCTCAATCCAGTTGCAAGAG AAACAGATGTGAAAGTCTGCCCTCTAGTGACGGTGGAGAGACAGGTTCAAACAGGAGAACCAGGTAAGATGTGGGCAGAGGCAGGCGATCCAGCCCTGGCGGAGCTGAGGAATCTGGGCAATGAGCTCCAGTCCATCCGCCTCCAGGTGGCCCAGCATGTGGACGGGAACCAGATCTCCCAGGACTGGATGCAGGTGGGCTACATCATAGACCGGCTGCTGTTTGGCGTCTACTGCGTCTTCGTCACATTCAGCTTCATCGTCATCCTCAGCATCTGGAGTAATTCATACAAACAGTGA